One region of Primulina tabacum isolate GXHZ01 chromosome 17, ASM2559414v2, whole genome shotgun sequence genomic DNA includes:
- the LOC142531835 gene encoding protein COFACTOR ASSEMBLY OF COMPLEX C SUBUNIT B CCB2, chloroplastic, protein MSGGVASLFMMPFITTRAKSYFPSKFIKNRSSWAVVSCSQNAKPQQQQRLNLSVLRFTLGIPGLDESYLPRYIGYSFGALLLLNHFVGWDSSSITPAQLRTEALGLSLAAFCICVPYIGRFLKGATPIDQKNIIEGVEQIFLMSPNMADSLKEDLAWGTYVLLRNTNSISVLVSVQNKLCVRGYWNVPKDVSKENAFSWFEKQTEKIGFSNLKSPLYFQQATNSELMGMVPEGVRSLVVQPILQKSNLSSEEGEKNSGFVLLASSIDYGYSDKDKAWIAAIANKFRG, encoded by the exons ATGAGCGGGGGAGTTGCTTCCCTTTTCATGATGCCATTCATCACAACTCGAGCCAAATCCTATTTCCCCTCGAAATTTATCAAAAATCGATCATCTTGGGCAGTAGTTTCTTGCTCGCAAAATGCCAAACCTCAACAGCAGCAGCGGCTTAATCTTTCAGTTCTTCGCTTTACACTGG GGATACCTGGATTGGATGAATCTTACTTGCCCAGATACATTGGATATTCATTTGGGGCGCTTCTGTTGTTGAATCATTTTGTGGGCTGGGATTCTTCATCGATCACTCCAGCTCAACTG AGAACAGAGGCTTTAGGACTTTCACTGGCTGCGTTTTGTATATGTGTTCCATATATTGGAAGATTTCTTAag GGGGCTACTCCAATTGATCAGAAGAATATCATAGAAGGTGTCGAGCAAATCTTCCTCATGTCTCCAAACATGGCAGATTCCCTTAAGGAAGATTTGGCGTGGGGAACATATGTGCTACTGCGGAATACAAATTCAATATCCGTG CTCGTCTCAGTTCAAAATAAATTGTGTGTGCGAGGCTATTGGAACGTACCTAAAGATGTATCAAAAGAAAATGCTTTCAGTTGGTTTGAGAAACAGACGGAGAAGATTGGATTCTCCAACTTGAAGAGTCCCTTGTATTTTCAACAGGCTACAA ATTCTGAGCTAATGGGAATGGTCCCTGAGGGTGTTCGTTCTCTCGTCGTACAACCTATTTTGCAAAAATCGAACTTGAGCTCCGAGGAAGGGGAGAAGAACTCGGGTTTTGTTCTATTGGCTTCTAGTATTGATTATGGATATAGTGATAAAGACAAGGCCTGGATTGCTGCAATCGCCAACAAATTTAGAG GATAA